One window of the Archangium primigenium genome contains the following:
- a CDS encoding nuclease-related domain-containing DEAD/DEAH box helicase → MAQMIPQRTEAQLDEPHSRAEARFYRACRDHLDPRLLVFHSVCFLRQSSMRAPVDGEADFVIFDPQGGFLVVEVKGGGILRDRQVDQWYSTNEAGHRNEIHDPIWQARTEKHAILEQLLKHPRWLGSNDRILAGHAVFFPDVGDVRPFVCPELAPEMVGGREQLKGLQAWYDRVTGYWTGQDTRFRPLGTDGLDVVKKLFSDPVEARALMAVQLEDEERRRIRLTDEQSRLLRSLGARKQARICGGAGTGKTVLALEQARRLAREGRRTLLLCLNRPLAEYLKATASDVPGLLPMNYHQLCDWAVRDIERRTGQNLLEEARSANPGADDFATNYPYALALAAGEWQETFDAIIVDEGQDFGSDYWLPLEMLLEHSKDPVFMVFYDQNQAVYQRLQKCPIKEEPFVLTRNCRNTRYIHEAAYRYFHGDPTDPCEIDGAPLETMLADRPQEQAAHIHQKVSQLLREHRVSPEEIVILVADNKAKRTYYDLLKHRLLPNGVKWTEEVHRTKNTVLMDTVHRYKGLEAGVLFVWGLDELDPRNDREVIYVAFSRAKSRLYLVGREVSCRTLMAPTLS, encoded by the coding sequence ATGGCCCAGATGATTCCGCAAAGAACCGAGGCGCAGCTCGACGAGCCCCACTCTCGTGCGGAGGCCCGCTTCTATCGGGCCTGCCGGGATCACCTCGATCCCCGGCTGCTGGTGTTCCACTCCGTTTGTTTCCTCCGGCAGTCCTCGATGCGGGCTCCCGTGGATGGGGAGGCGGACTTCGTCATCTTCGATCCCCAGGGCGGCTTCCTGGTCGTCGAGGTCAAGGGCGGTGGGATCCTTCGCGACCGCCAGGTGGACCAGTGGTACTCGACGAACGAGGCCGGCCACCGCAATGAGATTCATGATCCCATCTGGCAGGCGCGCACGGAGAAGCACGCCATCCTCGAGCAGCTTCTGAAACACCCCCGATGGCTCGGCTCCAATGACCGTATCCTCGCGGGTCACGCGGTGTTCTTCCCGGACGTGGGGGATGTGCGTCCCTTCGTCTGCCCGGAGCTCGCCCCGGAGATGGTGGGAGGGCGGGAGCAGCTCAAGGGTCTGCAGGCCTGGTACGACCGTGTCACCGGCTACTGGACGGGCCAGGATACGCGGTTCCGCCCGCTGGGGACCGATGGCCTGGACGTGGTCAAGAAGCTCTTCAGCGACCCGGTCGAGGCGCGCGCGCTCATGGCCGTCCAGCTCGAGGACGAGGAGCGCAGGCGCATCCGCCTGACGGACGAGCAGTCGCGCCTGTTGCGTTCCCTGGGCGCGCGCAAGCAGGCGCGAATCTGTGGCGGCGCGGGCACCGGGAAGACCGTGCTCGCGTTGGAGCAGGCGCGGCGGCTCGCGCGGGAGGGACGGAGGACGCTCCTGCTCTGTTTGAACCGCCCCCTGGCGGAGTACCTCAAGGCGACAGCGTCGGATGTGCCCGGATTGCTGCCCATGAACTACCACCAGTTGTGCGATTGGGCCGTGAGGGACATCGAGCGGCGCACGGGCCAGAACCTGCTCGAGGAGGCCCGGAGCGCCAACCCAGGGGCGGATGACTTCGCCACGAACTACCCGTACGCGCTCGCCCTGGCCGCCGGGGAGTGGCAGGAGACCTTCGACGCCATCATCGTCGACGAGGGCCAGGACTTCGGTTCCGATTACTGGCTGCCCTTGGAGATGCTCCTCGAGCACTCGAAGGACCCGGTCTTCATGGTCTTCTACGACCAGAACCAGGCGGTCTACCAACGCCTGCAGAAGTGCCCCATCAAGGAAGAGCCGTTCGTCCTGACGAGGAATTGCCGGAACACGCGCTACATCCACGAGGCGGCCTATCGGTACTTCCACGGCGACCCGACCGACCCGTGTGAAATCGACGGTGCTCCGCTCGAAACGATGCTCGCGGACCGTCCCCAGGAGCAGGCCGCGCACATCCACCAGAAGGTCTCACAACTCCTGCGCGAACACCGTGTCTCCCCCGAGGAGATCGTCATCCTCGTGGCCGACAACAAGGCCAAGCGCACCTACTACGATCTGCTGAAGCACCGGCTCCTGCCCAACGGCGTCAAGTGGACCGAGGAGGTGCACCGCACGAAGAACACGGTGCTGATGGACACGGTCCACCGCTACAAGGGATTGGAGGCAGGGGTGCTCTTCGTATGGGGCCTCGACGAGTTGGATCCGCGGAACGACCGCGAGGTCATCTACGTCGCCTTTTCGCGGGCCAAGTCCCGGCTCTACCTGGTGGGCCGAGAGGTGTCCTGCCGGACTTTGATGGCGCCCACGCTTTCGTAA